In Geotrypetes seraphini chromosome 4, aGeoSer1.1, whole genome shotgun sequence, a single window of DNA contains:
- the LOC117358725 gene encoding uncharacterized protein LOC117358725 produces the protein MGGKLSKKKGCDLPNPEVAIGIQEPEDKIEHEVQNVQQDEECNTANVSTKEKLLAEKTVYQKKEPEASKDENQIAKHQEDVKDTMSSSNGKTEAVIEVGTNKIVQQFEEPALKTMEPSDQSTDKQMEPLQEKSTFQMEEDFSKSDLPLKCESKLSANVLELTKEIELKTTPADLDAIPDTDTQNQMLNVQMEEDSNKLDLPLKCESKLSANVLELTKEIELKTTPADLDAIPDTDTQNLMLDVHKINKDETACEYTMGVSNVDSEQVKQGNVYHETNNGEHGSDLTLVEKCGKTDTINSQQHVSSTSLQLEKGSNHDTQEIELKTSNENVVEHEKISVALDLEVRLQDIENQESMTDQHASLVVQQIPMRKQNTNLEQVEQETNHSIVAEEQLMGKSDGSPEAAGQTWTSAENITLEGSLALPQQPGNGTQVNLLTQVKQMEQESYVEECMAESNRAIVPGTD, from the coding sequence atgGGAGGAAAACTAAGCAAGAAAAAGGGCTGTGATCTTCCTAACCCTGAAGTGGCTATAGGGATTCAAGAGCCAGAAGATAAAATAGAACATGAAGTTCAAAATGTGCAACAAGATGAAGAATGCAACACAGCAAACGTGTCTACAAAAGAGAAACTGCTAGCTGAGAAAACTGTATACCAGAAAAAAGAACCCGAGGCCTCCAAAGATGAGAATCAAATTGCAAAACACCAAGAGGATGTGAAAGATACCATGTCAAGTAGTAATGGAAAAACTGAAGCAGTTATTGAAGTTGGAACAAATAAAATAGTGCAGCAATTTGAAGAACCTGCATTAAAGACAATGGAACCTTCAGATCAAAGCACAGATAAACAAATGGAGCCCTTGCAAGAAAAGAGCACGTTCCAAATGGAGGAAGATTTTAGTAAGTCAGATTTGCCATTAAAGTGTGAAAGTAAACTATCTGCAAATGTCCTAGAACTAACAAAAGAAATTGAGCTTAAAACTACTCCTGCTGATTTAGATGCTATTCCAGACACTGACACCCAGAATCAAATGCTGAATGTCCAAATGGAAGAAGATTCCAATAAGTTAGATTTGCCATTAAAGTGTGAAAGTAAACTATCTGCAAATGTCCTAGAACTAACAAAAGAAATTGAGCTTAAAACTACTCCTGCTGATTTAGATGCTATTCCAGACACTGACACCCAGAATCTAATGCTGGATGTTCATAAAATTAACAAAGATGAAACTGCTTGCGAGTATACAATGGGCGTCTCTAATGTGGATTCTGAACAAGTTAAGCAAGGGAATGTCTACCATGAAACCAATAATGGGGAGCATGGCAGTGATCTGACCTTGGTAGAAAAATGTGGTAAAACAGACACTATTAACTCTCAGCAACATGTTTCCAGTACATCTCTGCAATTGGAAAAAGGATCTAatcatgacacacaagagattgAGCTAAAGACATCAAATGAAAACGTTGTGGAACATGAGAAAATTTCAGTGGCATTGGATCTAGAAGTAAGATTACAGGACATTGAAAATCAGGAATCCATGACAGATCAGCATGCTAGCCTGGTGGTGCAGCAGATACCCATGAGAAAACAAAACACCAATTTAGAGCAAGTGGAACAGGAAACTAACCACTCAATAGTAGCAGAAGAGCAATTGATGGGGAAGTCGGATGGTAGCCCAGAGGCAGCAGGACAGACTTGGACATCTGCTGAGAACATTACATTGGAAGGTAGCTTAGCTTTGCCACAGCAGCCAGGCAATGGGACACAGGTCAACTTGCTGACACAAGTAAAGCAGATGGAGCAAGAGTCTTATGTGGAagaatgtatggcagaaagtaacAGAGCAATTGTGCCAGGTACTGACTGA